The DNA segment GAAGGTCATAAAATCGAAAGGAGCGAAGGTTCTGAGTGGATTTTATGAATCTAAGTCAACGGTAGACTATGACGGTGTGTACAAGGGGCGAGCAATCTGTTTTGAGGCGAAGTCGACTAGGGAGAAACGGTTTCCCCTGAAAAATATACATCAGCATCAGATGGATTACTTATACCAGGCGGATCGAGCCGGAGCGCTTTGCTTCTTTCTAATCGAGTTCAGGAGGTCTTCCTTGTGCCATTTTCCGTGGTGCAGCACTATGTAGAGCACGCTAAGCTAGGTGGACGAAAGTCCATTCCCTTTGAAGACTTTAATTACTATGCAGTTGCAGAAATAAGGACAGGAAATGGGGTTCCGTTAGACTATCTACCAGTGATTGAAAAATTGATTGGGGAGGGAGCAGCATGAAGGCGATTTGCCTGGATGCTACAGGTACGTCAAGTCTTGAAGAGGGCCGTGAATATTTTGTCTTCCTAAATGGCCCTTTGGCCTTCTATGTTTCAAGGTTCGATCGGCCAACGGCTCACTTTTCCTGTGCTAAGGCAGAATTCTTCCAAGTAATTCATGAAGAGGTCATCGATGATGATCCGGAACAATTGAATTTTGAACAATTATCTCTCTTTAACGATGTTGGACCTAATTTGCCTGAACAAGTGGATACAGACATTCAAGAACCAGATGATGATTCTAAGTATGTGCAGCTAAAAGTAATGATTCCCGAAAAGGTAATATCACCGATCGAGATTCTAGGAGTAAGGAGCAAGGAATTTACTCAAAAGCGAAAATTGTGGTCTGACTATGTTAGATGTATCCAGAGCTTTCACAAGTATTCCTGGTTTGAGTCTCAAAATCTGTTAGAGGAGCATCGAGATATAGAGCAGCCTATTGAGATAGCCATTCATAGAAATAGTGGGTTTACACCTGAGGAAATCATTGAGTATCTGTGAGGAGGAGCACAGAATTGAAAATGATACAGAAGACAAGGGGTAAGAGTCTCCTGTATCAAAATTAGAAAGAAGTCTATGGCTGGTGAGGGTGTTGGATTTTTATTAAAAACCTTCACCCGTCATCTTATCCACCTGAAAAAGCAGTCCAACGTATCGATCCACATCCGCCATGATAATCATATATTAAACACCCTTTATCAGGTGATAGTTCATAGTATGTGGTTACTATAGCAAGAGCGAGGGCACAAGTCAGACTTATTTGAAAATGAGCAAGGAAACTACAGAGTACAATATTAATACTTGTCTACTAGATTTATGCGAAAAAAACCGAAGCAAATGCTTCGGTAACTGAGACGCAAAAACCCTTGTGAATATTAGGATGAAAATTGGAGGGTGTTTAAGCACACCTAAACGGTCCTTTAAATTATCCTATGCAAATGAAAAGAATTAGGTATGAAAAAAGCCGAAGCAATTTGCTTCAGCAATTGAGACAAAGCAGATAGTCGGGCAAGGAGGTATGTAAATCTGAGCAAAAAGCACACCTTGTGCCCATTACTATTATAAACACTATAGTGAACAAATATACAAAAAAAGCCAGGAGCGCGACCCCTGACCAAATGAAATATGACAATATAATTATAACATGGGGGCCTGCTCAATGCGATTAAACCAACTACAAACAGAGATAGAAAATGGAAAACTCAACCTGAGAATGGATCTGCCAGAAGGTAATTCCCCGTTCTGTGTCGTATATTATGTAATAGAAGGGAAAGATTAACACAATAAAAATTATTCATATTAACCCCTTCTTTGATATTATTTCAAATTCATTTTCCATTTTAGTTAACATCTATTGCTTTGACGGGATAGTAATATTCAACCATATTGGATCAGATATTCCCAGAGTATAAAGGAGTCTTCGGAGATTTATATTCACCCACATCATTAGCAATTTTACGCCGTTACCCACTTCTAAAGATGTGAAGGATGAAAAAGTAGATGATATCACCCAAGAGAGATTTGTTAAGGAGGTGCAAAACGCTCTCAATCCTGGTGTTTAGAGAAAGCTCATAAACTAAAAGATGCAGCTAAGCGCAATCCTATCAAATGTAATTTATACATGAGTCATATCGTTAGTCTAAACATGTATAATCATGCTTCTCCAATACCAAGAGCATCTATCCAAACTAGAGAAAGGGATAGATGCCTGGCAGAAGGACTTGAAGAATATAGATTGATCCAATCGATCCCAGGTATCGGCGGAAAGATTGCAGCCAGATTCATCTCCGAAGTGGGGAAATCGATCAGTTTAATCACCCAAAGAACCTTGTTGCCCATACGGGAATTAAGCAATTTAGATCAAAACATTGTTATTCATGAATAACAGCTAATGGAAGGTCAACAGGTAGGGCTTTTTTAAATCCTTTATTAAGACTTACACAGAGTATGATGTCAGCGTCTCTTATTCTTTAGATATAAAAGGACAATAAGGTTCTTGTAAAGAGGGATATTTTAATAATTATAACGCTTCGAGGCTTTTCTACTTCATCTCTACCTTAGCATCCAGAAAGTCCGTAATAATCGCAAAAAAAACGGAGTATCGCGTTTTGGGTATTGATTAGACAGGGTAGCTTAATTGAAAGTTCGAGTAAAGGCTGATCCCAGCCCCAAATTTATGTGATTGGGTTCTCCTTTATACTTTCGTCCGGGTACATTCGATATTCATAGACTCTTTTATTTTTCTTGTTTAAGTAATAAGCAGCAATTCTATTTATTTTATTGCTCTCCTTATTCCATCCTATAAAAACTTGAAGTTGAATATCCCCACTTTGTATGTCCTCAATGTCAACAATATCGTATTTGGTTTCAAATGAATATCCTTTAACGGTATTAATATCATAACGCCATGTTGATGAACCGTCCAACATGTTGATAACAGCGCTTTTGTCTTCTCCTAAAACCTCAATGACTTCTTTTTTTGTTTGATCAACCTCTAATTCATACTTAACAGTTTCCAAATCAACCTTTGTCTTGACCGTTTTTTCGGTAGATGAGCTACTTGCCTCGACCACATTATCAAATCCACCGATCAACACCAGTGACAAAGACAAGAGAACAGATACTAAAGTCCTTTTTAAGTACATATTTAATTCCTCCCTAAATAAACTTGTGAATTACATAAAATCCTTATTCCGGGTACCTTACCTTTAACTTAACAATAATTATTTCAAACCTCCAAATTTTTCACAAGGAGTTACTCCATTAAATGGACCTATACATAAATAAAGAGCGAATTCTTACTCCAGAAATGCACCGTTTTCTTGAATAAGCAATATTCCACTAGTTGATAGTATTGAAGGCTTTCACGATCCTTTGTAAAGGCTTAAACGCCCCTTCATATAACTAATGCAGCATACTCCTTTTGCGACGATCAGGATGTTTTCTGCAAAATGGCTTCCACTTTCTCATTGATCGATTGAGGATTGGGTACTGACGTCTTTTCATCCGACAGCTGGTATTTTGCTTTCAAATGTGTGATGCGTTCGACGCTCTCGTCAATCCTGTTCTCGCTTATTTCTCCATCTTCAACAGCCGCTTTCAATTTATCAAAAACAGTGGAAATCAAATTTGGATTATGAGCAACAAGCAATAAATCTCCGCCCGCTTTCACTGTCTGGACTGGTGCCTCAGCGACATTATAATGATCCGTAATTGCCCCCATCGTCAAGTCGTCGGTAATAACGACACCATCAAAATCATAATCCTCTCGCAAAATGCCCGTGATTACCTTTTTCGACATGGATGCAGGGTAATTTTCGTCAATTTTTGGCAGCAAGATATGTGCAACCATGCTAACATCGGCACTCTCCGAAATAGCTTTCTTGAATGGCACAAGTTCTAATTTTGACAACTCCTCGTAGCTTTTATCGACCTTCGGGAGTTCCAAGTGGGAATCCTCGCTGGTATCCCCGTGCCCAGGAAAATGTTTTATAACCGAAATAACCCCTTCATTCTGGATCCCTTTCATCGTCTGGATGCCCAATCGTGTAACGATTTTCGGGTTGGCGCCAAACGAACGATCTCCGATAACAGGATTATCTGGATTGCTGTTAACGTCGAGGACAGGCGCGAAGTCCAAATTGAAACCGAGTGCTTTCATCTGTTCACCGAGGATGGTACCGATCTTGAAGGACATACCCGGATCGTTCAGCTCTCCAATCGAACGGCTCGACGGTAAACTTTTTATCTCATCAGGCATTCGTGTCACACTTCCTCCTTCTTCATCGACTCCCAGCAACAATGGGTAAGGGTTGTCAGCATTCGCAGTTTTCATCTCATTTAAAAAGTTGACGGTTTGAGTCTTACTTTCGATGTTATTAGCAAATAAAATGATACCTCCAACATGATACTTCTGAATAATGTTTTTTGTCTCAGCGGTCATTTCCGTTCCATCGACTCCGCTGAAAATCATTT comes from the Halobacillus shinanisalinarum genome and includes:
- the nagZ gene encoding beta-N-acetylhexosaminidase → MNKRITIIISIAIIALGAAFFFIRSLGDNTNDKQADQQPKNPSSGHENEEVQEPEAALDNIFNLAKQGKIPDSNIVVGETTTDAVQETFGEPDKTTDTDVGRFLNYPSHDIDVGTTDDIVSDMRSSQDQFTSFDFDTIKSYKKSDDTRYYQDEDYNQIILVYELSNNYVLKWVLPNPTGDFDNPDVDHISLSKKIGGDGVNGEKGDDSGDIGDEGMSLDEKIGQMIFSGVDGTEMTAETKNIIQKYHVGGIILFANNIESKTQTVNFLNEMKTANADNPYPLLLGVDEEGGSVTRMPDEIKSLPSSRSIGELNDPGMSFKIGTILGEQMKALGFNLDFAPVLDVNSNPDNPVIGDRSFGANPKIVTRLGIQTMKGIQNEGVISVIKHFPGHGDTSEDSHLELPKVDKSYEELSKLELVPFKKAISESADVSMVAHILLPKIDENYPASMSKKVITGILREDYDFDGVVITDDLTMGAITDHYNVAEAPVQTVKAGGDLLLVAHNPNLISTVFDKLKAAVEDGEISENRIDESVERITHLKAKYQLSDEKTSVPNPQSINEKVEAILQKTS